A segment of the Deltaproteobacteria bacterium genome:
GATCTCGGCTTCGTCCCTCACGCCCCCGAGTGAGATCCGGACGAACCTCCGATCCATGGCCCGGGCGATCGACTTGCCCAGCGACGTTTTGCCCACCCCGGGAGGACCGGCAAAACAGAGAATGGGCCCCTTCATGTCGCTCTTCAACTTCCTCACAGCCAGGTACTCGAGAATCCTCTTCTTCACCTTCTGCAAGTCGTAGTGATCTTCATCGAGAATCCGCTCCGCATTCTTGATATCGAGGTTGTCGCGGGTGCTGAGGGACCAAGGCAGGTCTATCAGCCAGTCCAGGTAAGTACGTGCCACGGTATACTCGGCGGAAGCAGGGGGGATCTTGGCCAGGCGGTCGAGTTCTTTCTGGGCCGCTTTCAGCGCCTCTTCGGGCATCTTGGCCTTTGCAATGCGCTCCTGCAACTCCTTGATCTCCGCCGTGTGCTCGTCCATCTCCCCGAGCTCTTTCTTGATGGCCTTGAGCTGCTCCCGGAGATAGTATTCACGCTGGGTCTTGTCTATATCCTCCTTCACCTGTGACTGGATCTTGTTACCCAACTCCAGCACCTGGACCTCTTTGTTGAGCAGGATATGAACCTTGTTCAGACGTTCGGTCACGTCCAGTGTATTGAGAATATTCTGCTTTTCCGCGGTCGGGATATTCAGGTTCGATGCAATCAAGTCGGCAAGAATCCCCGGAGACTTGATGTTGGAAACCATCTGACCCATTTCATTGGTCAGATATGGAGCCAGTTCGACGGCCTTTTGAAAGAGATTCTGAAGATTCATCATCAGGGCGTCCACCTCGACTCCCTGAGCAGGGGATTCCTCGATGACTTCGACCCTGGCCACGTAGTAGGGATCTCTCTGGGAATAGTGCTCGATTCGAATCCGAGACAGACCCTGGACGATCACACGCTGGCTCCCGTCCATCTCCCGGATCATCCTGAGAATCAAGGCTCCCACGCCGATCCTGTACAGTTCATCTTCCCTGGGATCCTCTGTTTCGGATCGCTTCTGCGTGACCACCCCGATGATCCGGTCCCTCTCCATCGCATCGTCGATCAGTTTGACGGACCGCTTTCTTCCCACCATTATGGGCAGAATCAGTTCAGGGTAAAGTACGGTGCCACGCAAGGGCAGGATAGGGATCTCGTTCGGGATGGATATTCTGTCATCCTTCCCTCTCTGACCTTTTCCCGCCTCTTCCTTGGGTAGAAAAATCATTCAAACCCCCTTCCCAATCTGCCTGGTCGCTGACAACCCCGACTCTCCCCGTCGGGCTTTTTTCTAAAATTAATCACTCCCTATCACCATGTCAATTTTACGTCTCCCCCGGCAACCCGGGGCCCTCCCAGCCGGAGCGGCTCGACCCTCACACTCCTCCTCCTACGAAAGCGTCTCCCCCTGGGACGGATCATCTCTGTAAGGCTTCCCGCAGACACCGCAGACTCCCTTCTCGTTGATCACACCGGTGCAGGTCTCATCGCTGCAAAGGACTCGATTCTCGAGGTCAAAGGATCCCTCCTCCTGGACCTCGACCTCTGCACCGCATTTGTAACAGTATAGGCTTCCCTGCGGGGTCTCCTCTCCACAGGTCTCGCATACAATGCCGGGAATTTCGAAATCGCAGTTAGGACACCTCATTGGAACCTCCAGATCTCTCAGTGACCGGCCCGTCCGTCTCCAACCTTTTCAGGAACCTTTCAACGTCTCTACGGTTCCTTCTCACATCCCTCAGAAGTCTCCTGGAACCCGGGTCCGGGAAAAGGCGGTTAAGATCCCTCCCTTGGTCGCGGAAGAGGGTGTTGAGATCTATCGCCTCCTCCTCTCGCACCTCCTCTTCTGCCATTCCAGGTCTCTCTCTCACACTGTCATCCATCTCTCGTCACCTTCTCCATTCACCCAGGATCGACTTCCATATAGAACAACCTTAACCTTTTGTCAACATTCCATCCACCCCTCGAGCGGTATGGAGCCTCTCTCAGGCCCGGCCAGAGATCCTGATCGATGAGAGCCGCTCCCGGCGCTGTGCGCCCCCGGCCGGCCGCAATCAGATCACTGTTATCTTACCAAAACCAGCGACAAAGGTTCTAGCACCCACCCAAACTCATCTCGGTGACAGGAAAACTATCATGGGAAAGCATTGAAACCGGAGGGGACCGGGCTGTCCGCTAAGAACGGCGACGGTTCAGATAGGGATCTTCCGCCTCGCTTGTCTTTCCGAGGACATACTCCCTTTCACTGATGGGCTGAATGAGCTTAATGCCCTGTCCCCCTTCTTTCTTTTTGACTCTGGGGGTTCTCAGGGCAGAATCCATAACCGATATGACATCCTTGCCTCGGAAGTAGCGAACCATATCATAACTCTTGCCGGCGCCTACATGGCCTGCTTCCAGTATGAGTTTGAAAAACATGGATGCTGCCTCTCGGCCATGTTCAGAAACGTTCAGTCCAGGAGCGTTCCAGGGGGTTTTAAAGGGGTCTAAGCAAAATACGTACCAATCGATCGATTTTCGGTCACCCACAACAAGCCTCCACAGAACCGTCTGCTCGGACCGGCTCTTTTGTCTCGACCGACTCCGGGGTCGATCCGTCAGAGACATGACGCACCTGATCCGATTCCTGCCCGGTCTGTCTCTTGCGGGCAGTGGAGAAGCCCGAGACAGGAAAGGTCTCTTTCTCTCGAGGAGGGTGAGCTTGCCACATCCGGTGTCGGGCCTTTCCGGCAAGCTCGTGAGAGGCGCAGACCATGCCCCTCCAACCCGCCTCCAAGGGCTGGCCGGGAGGTCTCGCCATTCTATTCGGCTTCCAACTTGGAAGAGTAGATATCGAGTATTGCCAGGCAGACAGTAACCACAAGAGGGCCTGCGACCAATCCCAGAAGCCCGAATGCCTTCAATCCACCCAGCACGGCGAAGAAGAGAATCATGGTATTGAGTTTTGTCCGGCCGCTTATAAGAATCGGCCTCAGGAAGTTGTCCGACAGACCCACCACTACGATCCCCCAAAGGGCGAGAACAATCGCCTTGCCGTAATGATGCCCGTGAACGGCCAGAAACACCACCGCGGGAAACCAGACCATCGAAGGACCGACCACGGGAACAAAGGAGAGAAGAGCCATCACAAAGCCCCAAAGTACGGGCGAAGGTAAACCCAGAACCCAGAAAGCCAGGCCCCCAAGCGCCCCCTGGACCAGGGCCACCAGAACGCCGCCAAAGATCGTGGCATGCACCATCTCGTGAATCCGCCTGAACAGGAGTTCCTTCTCTCCGGGCGTCAGTGGAATCAGGCCCTTGATTCCCTCAAGAAGACGTTCCCCATCACGGAAAAGATAGAACATAGCCACTATCATCAGGAAAAAGCCGAAGAGAAACTGAGAAAACCCGAAGACGAATCTCGTCGACTGGTTCAAGGCAAAGGTGCTCAGCCGTTTCAGGCTTTGCAGGATGATGTTTTGCAGGTCGAGCTGGGAGAGGTTTAGCCATGGATCCAGATCGTGCAGGAACTGGTCCACCCATGATATCTCCTGCCACCGCAGGAGGAATTGAAACCTCCCGGCCTTCACTCCTGCTTCAAAGAACCTGTATATCTCAACGACCTCCTTGCCCAGAAAAAAGAGAAGCAAAACACCGGGAAGAACTATGACCACGACAGTGAGGATAGTCGACACCAGGGACGCGAGAGACCGGCGGTCCCTCAACCAGCGCGTCAATCTCCGGTAGACCGGGTAGAAGACCAGCGTCAGGACCACTGCCCATCCTATGGAAACCAGATAGGGAGAAAAGACCCGATAGAAGAAGTAGAAGGAGACCCCGATGATCGCCAGCATGATGAGGGTAAAGAAATTCTCTCTATTCATTTCCCCCCCGCATCATCTGGTTTCACGTGAGAGTATCACCGGGCTCGAGCACGATTACCTCTGTGGATGGAAGATCCGCCATCTCCTCAACGAACCTTTCAGGGGTTCCGGTCAGGACCGGGAAGGTCCCGTAGTGCATGGGGACAACGTATGATGGCCGAAGCAACCTGCATGCGTACGCCGCCTCCCGTGGTCCCATCACATAATGACTGCCGATGGGGAGGAGGGCGAGTCCCGGATGGTACAGATCACCGATGATCTCCATGTCCTTGAATACCCCCGTGTCCCCTGCATGGTAGACGGCGAAACCGCTTTCGAGGGTGACCACATAACCCGCAGGATCACCCAGGTAGATGATCCTGTCCTGCTCAACGATGGACGAACTATGGATGGCATGAACCATGGTGATCTCGATCTCCCTGAATCGATACGTGCCTCCCTTGTTCATCCCCACGAGATTCGTCAACCCCTTGCCGGTCAGATATTGGGATACCTCCGGCATACAAACCACCTGTGCCCCCGTGTTTCGG
Coding sequences within it:
- the lon gene encoding endopeptidase La; protein product: MIFLPKEEAGKGQRGKDDRISIPNEIPILPLRGTVLYPELILPIMVGRKRSVKLIDDAMERDRIIGVVTQKRSETEDPREDELYRIGVGALILRMIREMDGSQRVIVQGLSRIRIEHYSQRDPYYVARVEVIEESPAQGVEVDALMMNLQNLFQKAVELAPYLTNEMGQMVSNIKSPGILADLIASNLNIPTAEKQNILNTLDVTERLNKVHILLNKEVQVLELGNKIQSQVKEDIDKTQREYYLREQLKAIKKELGEMDEHTAEIKELQERIAKAKMPEEALKAAQKELDRLAKIPPASAEYTVARTYLDWLIDLPWSLSTRDNLDIKNAERILDEDHYDLQKVKKRILEYLAVRKLKSDMKGPILCFAGPPGVGKTSLGKSIARAMDRRFVRISLGGVRDEAEIRGHRRTYVGALPGRIIQGIKKAGSNNPVFMIDEVDKIGMDFRGDPSSALLEVLDPEQNNSFSDHYIDIAFDLSKVMFITTANVLETIPPALRDRMEVLELPGYSEEEKMMIAKNFLIPRQLKEHGLSEDYLEFEDSAISGIINSYTREAGVRNLEREIASVCRGVAKEVAEGRSEKVVVGESMLHRFLGPVKFFPEVAERTAEPGVATGVAWTPTGGDIIFIEATQMRGEKGLTLTGQLGDVMKESAQAALSYVRAKAKELGIKEDFFGKTDIHIHVPAGAIPKDGPSAGVTIFIALTSLLTGRPVRSDVAMTGEITLRGLILPVGGIKEKILAARRAGIKVIILPQKNEKDLEEIPETIKQEMEFKFVSRMDEVIPLVLKDQ
- a CDS encoding metal-dependent hydrolase, which gives rise to MRVSRIGKGFELTWLGHSAFRIVSSEGLKILVDPWLTGNPKAASGVENTGKIDLILVTHGHADHLGDTLEIARNTGAQVVCMPEVSQYLTGKGLTNLVGMNKGGTYRFREIEITMVHAIHSSSIVEQDRIIYLGDPAGYVVTLESGFAVYHAGDTGVFKDMEIIGDLYHPGLALLPIGSHYVMGPREAAYACRLLRPSYVVPMHYGTFPVLTGTPERFVEEMADLPSTEVIVLEPGDTLT
- a CDS encoding zinc ribbon domain-containing protein, which gives rise to MRCPNCDFEIPGIVCETCGEETPQGSLYCYKCGAEVEVQEEGSFDLENRVLCSDETCTGVINEKGVCGVCGKPYRDDPSQGETLS
- a CDS encoding AI-2E family transporter — translated: MNRENFFTLIMLAIIGVSFYFFYRVFSPYLVSIGWAVVLTLVFYPVYRRLTRWLRDRRSLASLVSTILTVVVIVLPGVLLLFFLGKEVVEIYRFFEAGVKAGRFQFLLRWQEISWVDQFLHDLDPWLNLSQLDLQNIILQSLKRLSTFALNQSTRFVFGFSQFLFGFFLMIVAMFYLFRDGERLLEGIKGLIPLTPGEKELLFRRIHEMVHATIFGGVLVALVQGALGGLAFWVLGLPSPVLWGFVMALLSFVPVVGPSMVWFPAVVFLAVHGHHYGKAIVLALWGIVVVGLSDNFLRPILISGRTKLNTMILFFAVLGGLKAFGLLGLVAGPLVVTVCLAILDIYSSKLEAE